From one Phycisphaerae bacterium genomic stretch:
- a CDS encoding serine/threonine protein kinase yields the protein MTFRVPGYSVYERLGTGARSTIWLVADQRTGEQFALKRVTRKDSQEDRYIEQAINDYEVSRQVNHPVLRRSFELRRVRRFLQLRELHIIMELVEGQTLEDIGPMKAHRMLSIFMRVAEGLDALHQMNYVHTDIKPNNIMVTDTGEVKVIDFGQSCPIGHVKNRIQGTPDYIAPEQVEKGVPLTQKTDVFNLGATMYWAITGRSFPTVMPSSKRRGGIELKTSREVVLPEDLNRNVPAALSRLVMDCCEANPKDRPSDMQEIIRRLGVAQHIMDKNGLTLTGANIGLIST from the coding sequence GTGACTTTCAGGGTACCGGGATATTCCGTTTACGAGCGCCTCGGCACCGGTGCACGATCGACGATTTGGCTTGTCGCCGATCAGCGAACGGGTGAGCAGTTTGCGCTCAAGCGGGTCACCCGCAAGGACAGCCAGGAAGACCGGTATATTGAACAGGCGATCAACGACTACGAAGTGTCCCGGCAGGTGAACCACCCTGTGCTGCGGCGGAGCTTCGAGTTACGGCGGGTGCGCAGGTTCCTTCAACTCCGCGAGCTGCACATCATCATGGAGCTCGTCGAGGGGCAAACGTTGGAGGACATCGGGCCGATGAAGGCCCACCGCATGCTCAGCATTTTCATGCGTGTGGCGGAGGGCCTTGACGCCCTGCACCAGATGAATTACGTCCACACGGACATCAAGCCGAACAACATCATGGTCACGGACACAGGCGAGGTCAAAGTCATCGACTTCGGGCAGAGCTGCCCGATCGGGCATGTCAAGAACCGAATTCAGGGGACGCCGGACTACATTGCGCCGGAGCAGGTTGAGAAAGGCGTGCCCCTCACGCAGAAGACGGATGTTTTCAATCTGGGCGCGACCATGTACTGGGCGATCACTGGCCGGTCCTTTCCCACGGTGATGCCCAGCAGCAAGCGTCGCGGGGGGATCGAGCTGAAGACCTCGCGTGAGGTTGTCCTGCCCGAGGATCTGAACCGCAACGTGCCCGCGGCGCTCAGCCGGCTGGTCATGGACTGTTGTGAGGCCAATCCCAAGGACCGGCCCTCGGATATGCAGGAGATCATCCGACGTCTCGGCGTGGCCCAGCACATTATGGACAAGAACGGGCTAACATTGACAGGCGCAAATATCGGCCT
- a CDS encoding dUTPase — MLQELFRHQAELNKRVGFDPDELRANFDPQKAGQWLNNYLAAMSNELEELRDCTFWKHWCAEAKQGKRFLLHDLQNARVEVIDMLFFWISLAQCVGLDAEGVMDLYRQKLKINHQRQETGYSMVGKDESDNKSVRLGK; from the coding sequence ATGTTGCAGGAGCTTTTTCGCCATCAGGCCGAGCTGAACAAACGCGTGGGGTTCGACCCGGACGAGCTACGCGCAAACTTCGATCCCCAGAAGGCCGGCCAGTGGCTCAACAACTACCTGGCCGCCATGAGCAACGAACTCGAGGAGTTGCGCGACTGCACCTTCTGGAAGCACTGGTGCGCCGAGGCCAAGCAGGGAAAGCGGTTCCTCCTCCATGACCTCCAGAACGCTCGGGTCGAGGTCATCGACATGCTCTTCTTCTGGATCAGCCTCGCCCAATGTGTCGGCCTCGACGCGGAAGGGGTCATGGATCTCTACCGGCAGAAACTCAAGATCAATCACCAGCGTCAGGAAACGGGTTACTCCATGGTCGGCAAGGACGAATCGGATAACAAGTCCGTCCGGCTCGGCAAGTAG